One part of the Thermococcus litoralis DSM 5473 genome encodes these proteins:
- a CDS encoding acyltransferase, which translates to MAQKYFVHPTAVVEEGAEIGEGTRIWHFAHVRKGAKIGRNCNIGKDVYIDVGVEIGNNVKIQNGVSVYRGVKVEDDVFLGPHMTFTNDLYPRAFNEDWEVVPTLVKKGASIGAHATIVCGVTIGEYAMIGAGAVVTKDVPPFGLVFGNPARLRGFVCYCGRPLREKIGEDEEGVIFKCSHCGKEVKIRREDYERYLREKDL; encoded by the coding sequence ATGGCTCAAAAGTATTTCGTTCATCCAACCGCTGTTGTTGAGGAAGGAGCAGAGATTGGAGAAGGAACAAGAATATGGCACTTCGCTCACGTAAGGAAAGGAGCGAAAATAGGTAGGAACTGCAACATTGGAAAAGACGTCTACATTGATGTTGGTGTTGAGATCGGCAACAATGTGAAAATCCAAAACGGAGTAAGCGTTTACAGGGGAGTTAAAGTTGAGGATGACGTTTTCCTCGGCCCACACATGACGTTTACGAATGATCTCTACCCAAGGGCATTCAACGAAGATTGGGAGGTCGTGCCAACATTAGTTAAGAAAGGAGCAAGCATAGGAGCCCATGCAACGATTGTTTGCGGAGTTACAATTGGGGAATATGCGATGATTGGAGCTGGAGCCGTTGTTACAAAAGACGTGCCGCCCTTTGGGCTAGTTTTTGGAAACCCGGCAAGGCTAAGAGGGTTTGTCTGCTACTGCGGGAGACCCTTGAGGGAGAAAATTGGCGAGGATGAAGAGGGTGTCATCTTTAAGTGCTCTCACTGCGGGAAAGAAGTTAAAATCAGAAGAGAGGATTACGAAAGATACCTAAGGGAAAAAGATTTGTGA
- a CDS encoding glycosyltransferase family 4 protein, with the protein MKIAFVYDVIYPWVKGGVEKRIYEIAKRLVKRHEVHVYGYKHWNGEDILKGEGIIYHGTIKPKQVYSSGRRAIIPPLLHSVKLLPLLSKERFDVVDCQAAPYFPCYASRVSNSNLVITWHEFWGSYWLKYLGKAGFFGKIIERGLFVLTDNHIAVSLKTKKDLHKAGLRKNIYVVPNGIDFEKIQEIKPSSYTSDIIFVGRLVKEKNVPLLLKALTVIKQEIPDIKAVVVGDGPEREYLEKLSFKLNLQNNVKFFGFLSRYEDVIALIKASKVFAFPSLREGFGIVVVEANASGLPVVTVDYEMNASKELILEGKNGFIARADEKDFAEKILIALEKRERMKKPAMTMASKYDWSEIVKKLEGYYRWVG; encoded by the coding sequence TTGAAAATCGCGTTTGTCTACGATGTAATCTATCCATGGGTCAAAGGGGGAGTCGAGAAGAGAATCTACGAAATAGCTAAGCGTTTGGTTAAAAGGCATGAAGTTCATGTATATGGATACAAACACTGGAATGGGGAGGATATACTTAAGGGGGAGGGCATAATTTACCATGGAACTATCAAACCCAAACAGGTTTATTCTTCTGGAAGACGGGCAATAATACCTCCTCTCCTGCACTCGGTAAAGCTGTTACCCCTCTTAAGCAAAGAGCGTTTTGATGTTGTTGACTGCCAGGCGGCTCCGTATTTCCCCTGCTATGCTTCTAGGGTTAGTAATTCAAACTTAGTAATCACGTGGCACGAGTTCTGGGGAAGTTATTGGCTAAAATATCTTGGAAAGGCAGGTTTTTTCGGAAAAATCATTGAAAGAGGATTATTTGTTTTAACTGACAATCACATAGCAGTATCTCTAAAAACAAAAAAAGATCTCCACAAAGCAGGTCTCAGAAAGAATATTTACGTGGTTCCCAATGGGATAGACTTTGAAAAGATTCAAGAGATAAAGCCTTCCAGCTATACCTCAGACATAATCTTCGTTGGAAGGCTAGTTAAGGAGAAAAATGTTCCTTTACTCCTAAAAGCCCTCACCGTAATAAAACAGGAAATCCCGGATATTAAAGCTGTTGTAGTGGGAGATGGCCCCGAAAGGGAATATCTAGAAAAACTATCTTTTAAACTTAATCTTCAGAATAACGTAAAATTCTTTGGGTTTTTAAGCAGATATGAAGATGTTATAGCATTGATAAAGGCATCCAAAGTGTTTGCGTTTCCGTCTCTTCGAGAAGGATTTGGGATTGTTGTTGTTGAGGCCAATGCAAGTGGCTTACCCGTAGTTACTGTTGATTACGAGATGAACGCCTCTAAGGAGCTCATACTAGAAGGGAAAAACGGATTTATTGCAAGAGCTGATGAAAAGGACTTTGCAGAAAAGATTTTAATTGCGTTAGAAAAAAGAGAGAGAATGAAAAAACCAGCCATGACAATGGCGAGCAAATACGACTGGAGTGAAATTGTAAAAAAGCTGGAAGGGTATTACAGGTGGGTAGGATGA
- a CDS encoding glycosyltransferase, whose amino-acid sequence MRYVILARNLDSKAGGIGVYGRNLIKKLEAKGIDVIISPKEKLSYFKWLLFDVPIFLLKTDADVYHAIGIIEGILLPFIKPRSKKYLTVHDLIPLKYRGRGFRKILERFLVGLGLFSARFYDKIFAVSHLTKLDMIRFGGIDENKIKVVYQPIDDRFLKTSISGKRCKTFNIGYISRMEEYKRHELLIKLFMEYKNPNARLYLAGTGHLFKKIQKLVEKDKRIVLLGFVPDDKIVEFYDMLDVYIHPSKYEGWGLPIVEAIARKKPVIILEDAEIPKEIKHLCLSIDEPNFNIDPLIANPKYLKKVGVIKNRAWGHIYENSICH is encoded by the coding sequence ATGAGGTATGTTATTCTGGCAAGGAATTTAGACTCGAAGGCAGGAGGAATCGGTGTTTATGGAAGAAATTTAATCAAGAAGTTGGAAGCCAAGGGAATAGATGTTATAATATCTCCCAAGGAAAAGTTATCATACTTTAAATGGCTTCTTTTTGATGTTCCAATCTTCCTATTAAAAACAGATGCAGACGTCTACCACGCAATTGGAATTATAGAGGGTATACTTTTACCGTTCATAAAGCCAAGGTCAAAAAAATACCTTACAGTTCACGATTTAATCCCCCTAAAATACAGAGGGAGGGGATTCAGAAAAATTTTGGAGCGGTTCTTAGTTGGATTAGGATTGTTTTCAGCTAGGTTCTACGACAAAATCTTTGCTGTCTCTCATTTAACAAAACTCGACATGATTAGATTTGGAGGCATTGATGAGAATAAGATTAAGGTAGTCTACCAGCCCATTGATGATAGATTCTTAAAAACTTCCATTAGCGGGAAAAGATGCAAAACTTTTAATATTGGATACATTTCAAGAATGGAGGAATACAAGAGGCATGAACTTTTGATCAAGCTGTTTATGGAGTACAAAAATCCAAATGCTCGACTTTACTTGGCTGGAACTGGGCATCTCTTTAAAAAAATACAAAAATTAGTAGAGAAAGACAAGAGAATAGTTCTCCTGGGATTCGTGCCAGACGATAAGATAGTTGAGTTTTACGACATGCTTGATGTGTATATCCATCCCTCGAAGTATGAAGGATGGGGTTTGCCCATAGTTGAAGCAATTGCTAGGAAAAAGCCTGTAATAATTCTTGAAGATGCTGAAATACCAAAAGAGATCAAGCACTTATGTCTAAGTATTGATGAGCCAAATTTTAATATAGATCCACTTATTGCCAACCCAAAATACCTAAAAAAGGTAGGAGTGATCAAGAACAGGGCCTGGGGGCATATATATGAAAATTCTATTTGTCACTGA
- a CDS encoding nucleotidyltransferase domain-containing protein yields the protein MNFKQLKEFVNRIVEHLNGEATVILFGSYARGDYNRASDFDIVVISNRLEKNPLKRTKELYALNKDFLPVDIIAYTREEFLRALENLSPTALDAVSYGKVLHDDGFYRIAKKKFEELKKKGLKKGKYWMMISP from the coding sequence ATGAACTTCAAGCAACTTAAAGAATTTGTAAACAGGATTGTTGAGCACTTGAACGGAGAAGCCACTGTGATCCTCTTTGGGTCCTACGCGAGGGGAGATTATAATAGGGCGAGTGATTTTGACATTGTCGTTATCTCCAACAGGCTAGAGAAAAATCCCCTAAAGAGGACAAAAGAGCTGTATGCTCTAAACAAGGATTTTCTACCAGTGGACATAATAGCTTATACAAGAGAAGAGTTCTTGAGAGCCTTGGAAAACCTCTCCCCAACAGCACTTGACGCAGTTTCTTATGGAAAAGTTCTCCACGATGATGGATTTTATAGAATCGCAAAGAAGAAGTTTGAAGAGCTTAAAAAGAAAGGCCTGAAGAAGGGAAAGTACTGGATGATGATTAGCCCATAA
- a CDS encoding HEPN domain-containing protein, producing the protein MFKKKEYERWIAEAKRTLASAYSDLKEGYYEWASFKAQQAAELAAKAILRGLGFAPIGHSITRLLRELSENNIKVPKEILYFAMELDRNYIAPRYPDAYPEGSPFEYYSEDIAEELIEYAEKIIRFIEGVADELQAT; encoded by the coding sequence ATGTTCAAGAAGAAAGAGTATGAACGCTGGATTGCAGAAGCCAAAAGAACCCTTGCCTCTGCATACTCTGATTTGAAAGAAGGTTATTATGAGTGGGCAAGTTTTAAAGCTCAACAGGCAGCAGAATTAGCGGCAAAAGCGATTTTAAGAGGATTAGGCTTTGCCCCCATTGGCCACTCAATAACAAGGCTCCTAAGAGAGCTGTCTGAAAACAACATAAAAGTTCCCAAAGAGATTTTGTATTTTGCAATGGAGCTGGACAGGAACTACATAGCACCGAGGTATCCTGATGCGTATCCAGAAGGTTCTCCATTTGAATATTATTCGGAAGATATCGCCGAAGAACTTATTGAATATGCGGAAAAGATAATCAGATTTATCGAGGGAGTTGCAGATGAACTTCAAGCAACTTAA
- a CDS encoding DegT/DnrJ/EryC1/StrS family aminotransferase, producing the protein MIPIAKPLIGDEEIKAVIEVLKSGMLAHGKEVGAFEKEFAEYLGAKYGIAVVNGTAALDVALKALKIGSSDEVITTPFTFIASANAVLFQGAKPVFADIDPKTFNLDPNEVLEKITNKTKAIIVVHLYGQPADMEAFKEIAEDHRLYLIEDCAQAHGAEFKGQKVGTFGDIAAFSFYPTKNMTTGEGGMVVTNDDELAKRADLIRNHGQAEKYLHVELGYNLRMTNIAAAIGRVQLKKLDEWNEKRRKNAKLLSEGISKIDSLTPPYVDSRVKHVFHQYVIRVEDEFPLSRDELMAKLREKGIGTAIHYPIPVHHQPLYQRLGYPKDICPNAIEASKRVLSLPVHPAVNNEDIEYIIKTLKEISEQ; encoded by the coding sequence ATGATACCAATCGCCAAGCCCTTAATCGGAGATGAGGAGATTAAAGCGGTCATCGAGGTTTTGAAGAGTGGAATGCTTGCCCATGGAAAAGAAGTTGGAGCCTTTGAGAAAGAATTTGCCGAGTACTTAGGGGCTAAGTATGGGATAGCAGTTGTCAACGGTACTGCCGCCTTGGATGTCGCTCTCAAAGCCCTCAAAATAGGCTCTAGTGATGAAGTAATAACAACACCTTTCACTTTTATAGCCTCTGCAAATGCGGTTCTCTTCCAGGGAGCAAAGCCCGTCTTTGCGGACATTGATCCAAAAACATTCAACCTCGACCCAAACGAGGTTCTTGAGAAGATTACCAACAAAACAAAAGCGATAATAGTCGTCCACCTCTACGGCCAGCCTGCGGATATGGAGGCCTTCAAAGAAATAGCTGAGGATCATAGGCTTTACCTCATTGAGGACTGCGCACAGGCTCATGGAGCGGAATTCAAGGGTCAAAAGGTGGGAACCTTTGGAGACATCGCTGCTTTCAGCTTCTATCCAACTAAGAATATGACCACCGGTGAGGGTGGAATGGTAGTAACTAACGATGATGAACTAGCCAAAAGGGCAGATTTGATTAGAAACCACGGGCAGGCAGAAAAATACCTCCACGTTGAGCTCGGCTACAACCTGAGAATGACCAATATTGCAGCTGCAATTGGAAGAGTTCAGCTCAAAAAGCTCGATGAGTGGAACGAAAAGAGGAGAAAAAACGCCAAGCTTTTAAGCGAGGGGATAAGCAAGATAGACAGCTTAACTCCACCCTACGTTGATAGTAGAGTTAAACACGTCTTCCACCAATATGTGATTAGAGTTGAGGATGAGTTCCCGCTGAGCAGGGATGAGCTCATGGCAAAGCTGAGGGAGAAGGGCATTGGAACAGCCATCCACTATCCAATTCCAGTTCATCATCAGCCCCTCTATCAAAGGCTTGGCTATCCAAAGGACATCTGCCCCAACGCCATAGAAGCTTCAAAGAGAGTACTAAGCCTTCCAGTGCATCCAGCTGTGAATAATGAGGACATAGAGTACATAATCAAAACCCTTAAGGAGATATCCGAACAATAG